The following are from one region of the Fragaria vesca subsp. vesca unplaced genomic scaffold, FraVesHawaii_1.0 scf0513033, whole genome shotgun sequence genome:
- the LOC101303383 gene encoding uncharacterized protein LOC101303383 — translation MFQETLSGEALSWFYELLASSIDSFMQLADRFVNRFILRTDGQSTNQLFKVKQGHGEGLKAFVNRWQGATAKVRSFDKKVAEEAFVQALLPGKFLYAVKIENPRGYDELMEMAIRHAQADHDTYEDQSVVWNENKGAIPGPPTRKFPPSRLTREDTRYHREATHAINNCVELKRAIEGQIKRGKLQQYVSGQRQGAGVPIYGTINTIRGGARLDQRSNKDTGEAGPVEDKSLYCWAHADDDEAAIPSGYSDDLGGSVGSERLLCHRPG, via the exons ATGTTTCAAGAGACACTGTCAGGAGAAGCGTTGAGTTGGTTTTACGAGCTCCTGGCCAGCTCGATAGACAGCTTCATGCAACTGGCAGATAGGTTTGTGAACCGTTTCATACTGCGCACGGACGGGCAGAGCACAAACCAGCTATTCAAGGTGAAGCAAGGACACGGTGAAGGGCTAAAAGCCTTCGTAAACCGTTGGCAGGGAGCCACAGCAAAGGTCAGGAGTTTCGACAAGAAAGTGGCGGAAGAGGCGTTTGTCCAAGCCTTGTTGCCTGGGAAATTCCTATATGCCGTAAAAATCGAAAACCCGCGGGGTTATGATGAACTAATGGAGATGGCAATTAGGCATGCTCAAGCAGATCATGATACGTACGAGGATCAATCC GTAGTGTGGAACGAGAACAAGGGTGCAATCCCAGGGCCCCCGACAAGGAAATTCCCACCATCAAGACTGACCAGGGAGGACACTAGGTATCACAGGGAGGCCACGCACGCGATTAACAATTGTGTAGAGCTCAAGAGGGCGATAGAGGGCCAGATAAAAAGGGGTAAACTGCAGCAGTATGTGTCGGGCCAACGACAGGGGGCAGGGGTTCCCATTTATGGGACGATCAACACAATCCGTGGGGGAGCACGGTTAGACCAGAGGAGTAACAAG GATACTGGGGAGGCCGGCCCTGTGGAAGATAAAAGCCTTTATTGCTGGGCacatgctgatgatgatgaagctgCCATCCCCAGCGGGTATAGTGATGATCTGGGGGGATCAGTTGGCAGCGAGAGGTTGCTATGCCATCGACCAGGATAA